A single region of the Anaerolineales bacterium genome encodes:
- a CDS encoding SUMF1/EgtB/PvdO family nonheme iron enzyme yields MGRSQPTSTNLRRRTSNGSWQWLMIGVILGMGCFSVVCLGAYAANLITLNLPGQQPILTPTFVVVQVTATPEPTTPAPPPSPTPETAIAQPTQPTPNAPTATAFIGVQPTQPGASGGNAGTLPTIPVVGATATLDGGSFTLSGTPTVMDLTTPGASGGTGAVVDVNPTELLFLQGGSFTMGTTPAEAARAVGDCRDRDQGICEITYTEDSVPAHQITVNSFWMERFEVSFSQYVAFLNKIGPGAHLTGCGGFPCVAIQGAGTQAERPNSYIRYDGLRYSVTVDFYTNRPVYYVTWYGADAFCRSIGRRLPTEAEWERAARGLQGRLYPWGDAWDSNRARTSRPTNQGGPDTIDAYPSGSTPEGVYNLAGNISEWVADWYDANIYRTTAANTIDPKGPPSGTRKVLRGGDWDAVPLFARSVHRRDEDPLTPRNSLGFRCASDTNPNTVGGAPPQATPVVPIPPGTGG; encoded by the coding sequence ATGGGACGATCACAACCGACTTCGACAAATCTTCGGCGGCGGACCAGCAACGGCAGTTGGCAGTGGCTCATGATTGGGGTGATCCTCGGCATGGGCTGCTTCAGCGTCGTCTGTTTGGGCGCTTATGCCGCAAACTTGATCACGCTTAACCTACCTGGGCAGCAGCCCATCCTCACGCCGACCTTCGTTGTGGTGCAGGTGACGGCAACGCCCGAACCCACCACACCCGCACCGCCGCCTAGCCCCACCCCAGAAACAGCCATTGCACAGCCCACACAGCCGACGCCTAATGCGCCAACGGCTACCGCGTTCATTGGCGTTCAGCCCACCCAACCCGGCGCTTCTGGCGGCAACGCTGGCACACTGCCCACCATCCCTGTTGTGGGGGCGACGGCAACGCTTGATGGGGGGAGTTTTACCCTATCAGGGACGCCGACGGTGATGGATTTGACGACGCCCGGCGCCTCTGGTGGGACGGGGGCGGTGGTTGATGTTAACCCGACGGAACTGCTCTTTTTGCAAGGCGGCTCATTCACGATGGGAACAACCCCCGCCGAAGCCGCCCGTGCGGTGGGCGACTGCCGAGATCGGGATCAGGGCATTTGTGAGATCACCTACACAGAAGATTCCGTCCCCGCGCACCAGATCACGGTGAATTCGTTCTGGATGGAACGCTTTGAGGTGTCCTTCTCGCAGTATGTTGCCTTCCTCAACAAGATTGGACCCGGAGCGCACCTGACGGGCTGCGGGGGCTTTCCGTGCGTCGCTATTCAGGGGGCGGGAACACAAGCCGAACGCCCCAACAGCTACATTCGCTATGACGGCTTGCGCTACAGTGTCACGGTGGATTTCTACACGAATCGCCCGGTGTATTATGTGACATGGTACGGGGCAGACGCTTTTTGTCGTTCCATCGGGCGGCGCTTGCCCACCGAGGCGGAATGGGAACGGGCAGCGCGTGGTTTGCAGGGGCGGCTTTACCCCTGGGGCGATGCGTGGGACTCCAACCGCGCCCGCACCTCCCGCCCGACAAATCAAGGCGGACCGGACACCATCGACGCCTATCCTTCTGGGTCAACGCCAGAGGGGGTTTACAACCTCGCGGGGAACATTTCTGAATGGGTTGCCGATTGGTACGACGCCAACATTTACCGGACGACGGCGGCGAACACCATTGACCCGAAGGGTCCGCCAAGCGGGACGCGGAAGGTGCTGCGCGGCGGCGATTGGGACGCTGTGCCGCTTTTTGCCCGTTCGGTTCACCGCCGCGATGAAGACCCGCTGACGCCGCGTAATTCGCTCGGTTTTCGCTGTGCCTCGGATACCAACCCGAACACAGTAGGCGGTGCGCCTCCCCAAGCGACACCCGTTGTTCCTATCCCACCGGGAACGGGGGGGTAA
- a CDS encoding DUF4342 domain-containing protein, with translation MSEETKHKTEETVRTFAEELSVAGNQLIGRVQELISEGNIRRLVIKDSNGRLIVEVPLTLGVVGGAGVAIFAPFLAALGALAGLLSRVQIVVERYEDPADAAKEATSNVVDLND, from the coding sequence ATGTCTGAGGAAACAAAACACAAGACCGAAGAAACCGTCCGCACCTTTGCCGAAGAACTCTCTGTCGCCGGAAATCAGCTTATTGGACGTGTCCAAGAATTGATCTCTGAGGGGAATATTCGCCGTCTGGTGATCAAGGACTCGAATGGGCGGTTGATCGTGGAAGTCCCCCTGACGTTGGGGGTTGTGGGCGGGGCGGGGGTGGCAATTTTTGCGCCGTTCCTCGCCGCGCTAGGGGCGCTGGCAGGGCTGCTCTCTCGCGTGCAAATTGTCGTGGAGCGCTACGAAGACCCGGCAGATGCGGCGAAAGAGGCAACCTCGAACGTCGTTGATCTAAACGACTAA
- a CDS encoding cytochrome bc complex cytochrome b subunit produces the protein MSVLPFPSFLDDVKEKGFRKALLELVDETVERITAGMNIQDIREALRGEAPTRRPNPRLTPHADAFWMHMRPSYYHQAVTGIYPTFRLGFLSTFFFVIEVITGLFLMIFYTPSPNVAYADMLNILTNVPLGQFMRDMHRLGAEGMVLVVALHTIRTFATGSYKKPRQFTWFTGMLLMLFTLFLSFTGYLLPWDQLAFWAVTIGTSMAEAAPPEIVGTNVNLILRGAPDIGAGGLLRFYLAHVFLLPMLTAIFIGVHYYKVVLHGHSLPPRLEEVGNDTAKRVPMDKRVYFIPDVATTEMLWFGGTIFIMTVMCIWFFHAPLETHANPQITPLHTTAPWYFLWLQGLLKLGDKILFGLVFPTILLVMFMVWPYLEVGKSRRYAHRRFGLSLMLNFCLFMLVLSYMGTSRWGVDTSGDQEMVQSIAPMEGVGVVRSVPYENWENGTYCTDNLEEDHLLPLVEWGIPQTTTLPNTAQPVTCRAVPEGMMHVMEAFKHEKETWGGNLPNVVGILTVSDAQTDLKRIDLKVIWNIAEVDEKSVPLRDENGNIKIKMVESLFNEEGKQELDEQGLPKTFTIKGVKSSGKTIFVSRFSEYQGGGH, from the coding sequence ATGTCCGTATTGCCGTTTCCTTCTTTCCTTGACGATGTTAAGGAGAAGGGTTTCCGTAAGGCGCTTTTGGAACTCGTAGACGAGACCGTAGAGCGCATTACCGCCGGGATGAACATTCAAGATATTCGTGAGGCACTGCGCGGCGAAGCGCCCACCCGCCGCCCCAACCCGCGCCTGACGCCCCACGCCGATGCCTTCTGGATGCATATGCGTCCAAGCTACTATCACCAAGCGGTGACGGGCATTTACCCCACCTTCCGTTTGGGCTTTCTCTCCACCTTCTTTTTTGTCATTGAGGTCATCACCGGCTTGTTCCTGATGATCTTCTACACGCCCTCGCCCAATGTCGCCTATGCGGACATGCTGAATATCTTGACGAACGTCCCGCTGGGGCAGTTCATGCGCGATATGCACCGCCTTGGCGCAGAAGGGATGGTGTTGGTCGTCGCCCTCCATACGATACGCACCTTCGCCACTGGCTCGTATAAAAAACCGCGTCAATTCACGTGGTTTACGGGCATGTTATTGATGCTCTTTACGCTGTTCCTCAGTTTTACGGGTTATCTGCTGCCCTGGGACCAATTGGCGTTCTGGGCGGTGACCATCGGCACATCGATGGCAGAGGCAGCCCCACCGGAAATTGTAGGGACGAACGTCAACCTAATTCTGCGCGGGGCGCCGGATATTGGCGCGGGTGGGCTGCTGCGTTTCTATCTTGCCCATGTCTTTTTGCTGCCGATGCTGACGGCAATCTTCATTGGCGTTCACTATTACAAGGTCGTCTTGCACGGTCACAGCCTGCCGCCGCGCCTTGAAGAAGTGGGGAATGACACCGCCAAGCGCGTCCCGATGGATAAGCGCGTCTACTTCATCCCCGATGTGGCAACGACGGAAATGCTGTGGTTTGGCGGCACGATTTTCATCATGACCGTCATGTGTATTTGGTTCTTCCATGCACCGTTGGAAACGCACGCCAACCCACAGATCACCCCGCTGCATACAACCGCGCCGTGGTACTTCTTGTGGCTGCAAGGGCTGCTGAAGCTAGGGGATAAAATCCTCTTTGGGTTGGTTTTCCCCACCATTTTGTTAGTGATGTTCATGGTCTGGCCCTACCTTGAGGTGGGCAAGAGCCGCCGCTATGCGCACCGCCGTTTTGGGCTGAGCCTGATGTTGAATTTCTGTCTGTTCATGCTCGTCCTTTCCTACATGGGAACATCGCGGTGGGGTGTTGATACCTCTGGCGACCAAGAAATGGTGCAATCGATTGCCCCGATGGAAGGTGTCGGCGTTGTTCGCAGCGTCCCCTATGAAAACTGGGAAAACGGCACGTACTGCACGGATAACCTTGAGGAAGATCACCTTCTCCCGCTGGTGGAGTGGGGCATCCCGCAGACAACAACCCTCCCCAACACCGCGCAGCCAGTCACCTGCCGCGCCGTGCCGGAGGGGATGATGCACGTGATGGAAGCCTTCAAGCACGAAAAAGAGACGTGGGGTGGGAATCTGCCCAATGTCGTCGGTATTTTGACCGTCTCCGACGCCCAAACCGATTTGAAGCGGATTGACCTGAAGGTGATCTGGAATATTGCCGAGGTGGACGAAAAGAGCGTCCCGCTCCGTGATGAGAACGGCAATATCAAGATCAAGATGGTCGAATCGCTGTTCAACGAGGAAGGCAAGCAAGAGCTTGACGAACAGGGCTTGCCTAAGACGTTCACCATCAAGGGCGTGAAATCATCTGGAAAGACGATTTTTGTCAGCCGCTTCTCCGAATATCAGGGTGGCGGACACTAA
- a CDS encoding Rieske 2Fe-2S domain-containing protein, with amino-acid sequence MTSPTIKGKASVAQTAAAKAPAPTAADQTIKPINRREFLFYIWGASMALLLATSGGAIIWFALPRFKAGQFGGVFSIDPGAVPPVGAKPAENAVGRYWLANTEQGVVALSAVCTHLGCLFKWSDTNGRFECPCHGSKFTSDGTFIEGPAPRDLDRFALNIVTPSGTQSFTDGEPVNATGATEIQINTGRKLKGKAHG; translated from the coding sequence ATGACCTCACCCACCATCAAAGGCAAGGCGTCCGTCGCCCAGACTGCGGCTGCCAAAGCCCCTGCCCCCACCGCTGCCGATCAGACGATCAAACCGATCAACCGCCGCGAGTTCCTCTTTTACATTTGGGGCGCAAGTATGGCGCTTCTTTTGGCAACCAGCGGTGGGGCAATCATTTGGTTTGCCCTTCCACGCTTTAAGGCGGGGCAGTTTGGGGGTGTTTTCAGTATTGACCCCGGTGCCGTTCCGCCCGTCGGGGCAAAACCGGCAGAAAATGCCGTCGGGCGCTATTGGCTGGCGAACACCGAACAAGGCGTTGTCGCCCTCAGCGCCGTTTGCACACACCTCGGCTGCTTGTTCAAATGGTCGGACACGAACGGGCGCTTTGAATGCCCCTGTCACGGCTCAAAATTCACCAGCGACGGAACCTTTATTGAAGGACCCGCCCCCCGTGATTTGGATCGCTTTGCCTTGAATATTGTCACCCCCTCTGGCACGCAGAGCTTCACCGATGGCGAGCCGGTCAATGCGACAGGGGCGACGGAAATCCAGATCAACACCGGGCGGAAACTGAAGGGCAAAGCGCACGGATAA